From a region of the Lactuca sativa cultivar Salinas chromosome 4, Lsat_Salinas_v11, whole genome shotgun sequence genome:
- the LOC111891632 gene encoding eukaryotic translation initiation factor 4B2 isoform X1 — protein sequence MSKVWGNIGAWAAEAERAEAEEKELAAAAAAAPPQSYPSLKEAVNTNKGKKKTKMTLHEFTMAGSGGLGGGASSRELAYDRKGLTPEEMMRLPTGPKERSAEEMQYGRLGGGFSSYGGGRGGPRMRDREGDGDAAWGNNRRSYGEFGDDRRVSSPRISEYDQPSRADEVDNWAMSKKPMTPTYDALTRPNRYGSLDGGGGVGGGFSRADEIDNWAASKKPMPPARSSNFGPGCRDSGGSEDDHWKRGVVPRDGDQERPTERRRLVLDPPKGESAPVEPSAHTNKPSPFGAARPREEVLAEKGLDHKKVDLEIDAKKSSSRPTSSHSGSSVEGRTALQPQGLEKTRPKVNPFGDAKPREVLLQEKGIDYRKIDVELERRRLGRFDTEEAIKNLKEEIDILKREYNSGSDANNESNGNGNQSSSSLSDRILEKERKLEQLNHDLNNKIRFSQKPVERTVLMSTDDSRSADSSETRGSNRDHSWVRKGDDRGGFGRSNSKERW from the exons ATGTCGAAAGTATGGGGAAATATTGGCGCCTGGGCGGCGGAAGCCGAGCGCGCCGAAGCGGAAGAGAAAGAACTAGCTGCTGCGGCCGCAGCCGCTCCACCCCAGAGCTATCCGAGCCTGAAAGAGGCGGTGAACACTAATAAAGGGAAGAAGAAGACGAAAATGACGTTACATGAGTTCACGATGGCAGGGTCTGGAGGTCTAGGCGGTGGCGCTTCGTCTCGTGAATTGGCTTATGACCGTAAAGGATTGACTCCTGAAGAAATGATGCGACTCCCGACCGGGCCAAAGGAGCGTTCGGCGGAGGAAATGCAATATGGGAGGCTCGGAGGTGGTTTCTCGTCCTATGGAGGTGGTCGCGGAGGGCCGAGGATGCGTGATAGGGAGGGAGATGGCGACGCTGCATGGGGTAATAATCGGAGATCTTATGGTGAGTTTGGTGATGATCGTAGAGTTTCCTCTCCTCGGATTTCGGAATATGATCAACCATCTAGGGCAGACGAGGTCGATAATTGGGCAATGTCGAAGAAACCTATGACGCCTACTTATGACGCTCTCACTAGACCTAACCGTTACGGTTCTCTCGATGGAGGCGGTGGCGTTGGTGGCGGATTTTCTAGAGCTGACGAGATTGATAATTGGGCGGCGAGCAAGAAGCCCATGCCACCCGCCAGGTCTTCTAATTTTGGTCCTGGTTGTCGGGATTCCGGTGGTTCTGAAGACGATCATTGGAAAAGGGGTGTTGTGCCTCGTGATGGTGATCAGGAACGACCAACGGAACGCCGGCGTTTGGTGTTAGATCCACCAAAGGGTGAAAGTGCTCCAGTTGAGCCATCGGCGCACACCAATAAACCGAGTCCTTTTGGGGCAGCTAGGCCCAGGGAAGAGGTATTGGCTGAGAAAGGTTTGGATCACAAGAAGGTGGATTTGGAAATTGATGCTAAGAAAAGTAGCAGTCGGCCCACGAGTTCACATTCCGGCAGTTCAGTAGAGGGCCGGACTGCATTGCAGCCGCAGGGATTAGAGAAGACAAGGCCTAAGGTGAACCCTTTTGGCGATGCTAAACCCAGAGAAGTTTTGCTTCAAGAGAAAGGTATTGATTACAGAAAGATTGATGTAGAGTTGGAGCGTCGTAGGCTTGGCAG GTTTGACACAGAAGAAGCGATAAAGAATTTGAAGGAAGAGATAGATATTCTGAAGAGAGAATATAATTCTGGTTCAGATGCAAACAACGAATCTAATGGAAATGGAAACCAAAGCAGTAGTAGTTTAAGTGACAGAATACTTGAAAAAGAAAGGAAACTGGAACAACTAAACCATGATCTAAATAACAAAATCCGGTTCAGTCAAAAACCAGTTGAAAGAACTGTTTTGATGTCAACTGATGATTCCAGAAGTGCTGACTCATCAGAGACACGTGGCAGTAATAGAGATCATTCATGGGTAAGAAAGGGTGATGACAGAGGAGGATTTGGAag ATCAAACTCAAAGGAAAGATGGTGA
- the LOC111891632 gene encoding eukaryotic translation initiation factor 4B2 isoform X2 yields MSKVWGNIGAWAAEAERAEAEEKELAAAAAAAPPQSYPSLKEAVNTNKGKKKTKMTLHEFTMAGSGGLGGGASSRELAYDRKGLTPEEMMRLPTGPKERSAEEMQYGRLGGGFSSYGGGRGGPRMRDREGDGDAAWGNNRRSYGEFGDDRRVSSPRISEYDQPSRADEVDNWAMSKKPMTPTYDALTRPNRYGSLDGGGGVGGGFSRADEIDNWAASKKPMPPARSSNFGPGCRDSGGSEDDHWKRGVVPRDGDQERPTERRRLVLDPPKGESAPVEPSAHTNKPSPFGAARPREEVLAEKGLDHKKVDLEIDAKKSSSRPTSSHSGSSVEGRTALQPQGLEKTRPKVNPFGDAKPREVLLQEKGIDYRKIDVELERRRLGRSIGCFVGYNGSKCTHTLEKIACSSMMSMILSLQNTSNLHF; encoded by the exons ATGTCGAAAGTATGGGGAAATATTGGCGCCTGGGCGGCGGAAGCCGAGCGCGCCGAAGCGGAAGAGAAAGAACTAGCTGCTGCGGCCGCAGCCGCTCCACCCCAGAGCTATCCGAGCCTGAAAGAGGCGGTGAACACTAATAAAGGGAAGAAGAAGACGAAAATGACGTTACATGAGTTCACGATGGCAGGGTCTGGAGGTCTAGGCGGTGGCGCTTCGTCTCGTGAATTGGCTTATGACCGTAAAGGATTGACTCCTGAAGAAATGATGCGACTCCCGACCGGGCCAAAGGAGCGTTCGGCGGAGGAAATGCAATATGGGAGGCTCGGAGGTGGTTTCTCGTCCTATGGAGGTGGTCGCGGAGGGCCGAGGATGCGTGATAGGGAGGGAGATGGCGACGCTGCATGGGGTAATAATCGGAGATCTTATGGTGAGTTTGGTGATGATCGTAGAGTTTCCTCTCCTCGGATTTCGGAATATGATCAACCATCTAGGGCAGACGAGGTCGATAATTGGGCAATGTCGAAGAAACCTATGACGCCTACTTATGACGCTCTCACTAGACCTAACCGTTACGGTTCTCTCGATGGAGGCGGTGGCGTTGGTGGCGGATTTTCTAGAGCTGACGAGATTGATAATTGGGCGGCGAGCAAGAAGCCCATGCCACCCGCCAGGTCTTCTAATTTTGGTCCTGGTTGTCGGGATTCCGGTGGTTCTGAAGACGATCATTGGAAAAGGGGTGTTGTGCCTCGTGATGGTGATCAGGAACGACCAACGGAACGCCGGCGTTTGGTGTTAGATCCACCAAAGGGTGAAAGTGCTCCAGTTGAGCCATCGGCGCACACCAATAAACCGAGTCCTTTTGGGGCAGCTAGGCCCAGGGAAGAGGTATTGGCTGAGAAAGGTTTGGATCACAAGAAGGTGGATTTGGAAATTGATGCTAAGAAAAGTAGCAGTCGGCCCACGAGTTCACATTCCGGCAGTTCAGTAGAGGGCCGGACTGCATTGCAGCCGCAGGGATTAGAGAAGACAAGGCCTAAGGTGAACCCTTTTGGCGATGCTAAACCCAGAGAAGTTTTGCTTCAAGAGAAAGGTATTGATTACAGAAAGATTGATGTAGAGTTGGAGCGTCGTAGGCTTGGCAG GAGCATTGGGTGCTTTGTTGGTTATAATGGAAGCAAATGCACCCACACCCTAGAGAAGATTGCATGTTCCTCCATGATGTCTATGATTCTGAGTCTTCAGAATACAAGTAACCTTCATTTTTGA
- the LOC111891644 gene encoding GDSL esterase/lipase At3g26430: MDHGGRKTPLPKPSVVCLLVILATRLVNATISKSSCDFPAVFNFGDSNSDTGGLSAAFGQAPPPNGETFFHGPVGRYSDGRLVIDFIAQSLGLPYLSAYLDALGSNFTHGANFATGGSTIRPQNTTRHQSGLSPISLNVQSYEFNDFHLRTQTIRKAGGIFKELLPKPEAFSRGLYTFDIGQNDLTGGLLLNLSTQQVKASIPDILGQFKTVVKSVHDKGGRYFWIHNVGPIGCLPYVLEHLPITAQQMDKVGCGNPFNELAQFFNSKLKDLVDRLREELPEAAITYVDIYKARYTLINQASKYGFEHPLRACCGHGGKYNYNTHVGCGGEVKSCKDPSVMIIWDGIHYTEAANRWVFDHIANGSFSDPSLPLQMACHRNSDQ, from the exons ATGGACCACGGTGGCCGGAAAACTCCTTTACCAAAGCCTTCTGTTGTATGCTTACTAGTTATACTAGCAACTCGGCTTGTAAATGCCACTATCAGCAAGTCCTCGTGTGATTTTCCGGCAGTTTTCAACTTCGGCGACTCAAACTCCGATACTGGTGGCTTGTCTGCGGCGTTTGGGCAAGCTCCTCCGCCCAATGGAGAAACTTTCTTCCACGGTCCGGTTGGTAGGTACTCCGACGGCCGTCTAGTCATCGATTTTATAG CACAGAGTTTGGGGTTACCCTACCTTAGTGCATACCTAGATGCTCTGGGTTCCAACTTCACCCATGGAGCCAACTTCGCCACCGGTGGTTCCACCATTAGACCACAAAACACGACACGTCATCAAAGTGGTTTGAGCCCCATCTCATTAAATGTTCAATCATATGAATTCAACGATTTTCATCTTAGAACCCAAACTATTCGCAAAG CTGGTGGGATATTTAAGGAATTACTTCCGAAACCCGAAGCATTTTCACGTGGTTTATACACATTTGATATCGGACAAAATGATTTGACGGGTGGTTTGTTACTAAACTTGTCTACCCAGCAAGTTAAAGCATCCATTCCCGATATCTTAGGCCAATTCAAAACCGTAGTTAAG AGTGTACACGATAAAGGAGGACGATATTTTTGGATACACAATGTGGGCCCGATTGGGTGTCTACCATACGTGTTGGAACATTTACCAATCACAGCCCAACAAATGGATAAAGTCGGATGTGGTAATCCGTTTAACGAATTAGCCCAATTTTTTAACAGTAAATTGAAAGATCTTGTGGACCGATTACGTGAGGAACTACCCGAAGCTGCAATCACCTACGTTGACATCTATAAAGCCAGATACACACTCATTAATCAAGCAAGCAAATATG GATTTGAGCATCCACTTAGAGCTTGTTGTGGGCATGGCGGGAAGTACAACTACAACACACACGTTGGATGTGGAGGGGAGGTCAAATCATGTAAAGATCCTTCGGTTATGATCATATGGGATGGGATTCATTATACTGAAGCTGCCAATAGATGGGTTTTCGATCATATTGCAAACGGGTCATTTTCTGACCCATCACTCCCGTTACAAATGGCTTGCCATAGGAATTCAGATCAATAA